One region of Armigeres subalbatus isolate Guangzhou_Male chromosome 3, GZ_Asu_2, whole genome shotgun sequence genomic DNA includes:
- the LOC134224000 gene encoding receptor expression-enhancing protein 2-like isoform X6 codes for MAAPDVDKNVYIRRRIPSAAIGPERHVYLNDSAVYYDSVESVPVNARIRPRYSYNESLSSLNESDYDGGAYDSTVEEYQDEPVTISKEQVATSLSRFGAILQMLSKIPFPRMSVTGMGLCSLVAIFICPRTLGSNILFPGFRLLFGTLYPAYASYKAVRTKNVKEYVKWMMYWIVFAFFTCIETFTDILLSWFPFYYEIKVIIVLWLLSPATRGSSTLYRKFVHPMLTRREQEIDDYINQAKEKGYTAVLQLGSKGVNYATNVIMQTAIKALNTPQLPSLMRHSQSDNAIASATLTEVDAETSQVDGPSLPERTSLVRRSHSAESALNKATSKRSHANTRNHSIIYEIDSEEEEQMLAEAQAAIEQYRAFSETNDELHFDEASSLEVEDGSARSRAVTKKTTKTSTTGRSRRTTPITNGAAPPTKTVNTRGRRKLRKDSETMDVDVD; via the exons ATGGCAGCGCCAGATGTAGACAAAAATGTGTACATAAGAAGACGCATCCCTTCGGCCGCGATCGGTCCGGAGCGGCACGTTTACCTGAACGACTCAGCTGTTTACTACGATAGTGTTGAAAGTGTGCCGGTTAATGCCAGGATTCGCCCTCGATACAGCTACAACGAATCCCTTTCTTCGCTAAATGAATCAGATTACGATGGCGGTGCATACGACTCTACGGTCGAAGAGTATCAGGATGAGCCGGTTACTATTAGTAAAGAACAGGTCGCCACCTCATTATCACGATTCGGGGCCATTCTCCAGATGCTGTCGAAGATTCCGTTTCCGCGAATGTCCGTCACCGGAATGGGCCTGTGCTCACTGGTCGCAATCTTCATCTGTCCGCGAACTCTCGGATCCAATATTCTGTTTCCCGGTTTTAGATTACTCTTCGGCACACTCTACCCCGCCTATGCATCGTACAAAGCAGTCAGGACCAAAAATGTTAAAGAATAT GTCAAATGGATGATGTATTGGATAGTATTTGCGTTCTTCACCTGCATCGAGACGTTCACTGACATTCTGCTGTCGTGGTTCCCGTTCTACTATGAAATCAAAGTCATCATCGTGCTCTGGTTGCTCTCACCGGCGACAAGGGGCAGCTCTACGCTCTATCGAAAGTTTGTTCACCCGATGCTGACGCGACGAGAACAG GAAATCGATGACTATATTAACCAAGCCAAAGAGAAGGGCTATACGGCTGTGCTACAATTAGGATCCAAGGGGGTCAACTACGCCACAAACGTTATCATGCAGACCGCAATCAAG gCTTTAAACACACCGCAACTACCAAGCTTGATGCGACATAGTCAGTCTGATAACGCAATTGCTTCCGCTACGCTGACCGAAGTCGACGCAGAGACATCACAGGTCGATGGTCCAAGTTTGCCAGAGAGGACCTCCCTTGTGCGACGTTCCCATTCGGCCGAGTCTGCGTTGAACAAAGCCACTTCAAAACGTTCCCATGCTAACACCCGTAACCATAGTATTATTTACGAGATCGATTCCGAGGAGGAGGAGCAAATGCTAGCTGAAGCTCAAGCAGCCATCGAACAATATCGTGCCTTTAGCGAAACTAACGATGAGCTGCATTTCGATGAGGCAAGTTCACTCGAAGTGGAGGACGGTTCTGCTAGGTCCAGGGCAGTGACAAAGAAAACCACTAAAACGTCCACCACCGGTCGGAGTAGAAGAACAACTCCGATTACGAACGGTGCGGCACCACCAACCAAAACAGTTAATACTCGTGGCCGTAGAAAACTCCGCAAAGACTCGGAAACAATGGACGTAGATGTTGATTAG